One Microcaecilia unicolor chromosome 4, aMicUni1.1, whole genome shotgun sequence genomic region harbors:
- the RASSF10 gene encoding ras association domain-containing protein 10, which produces MEKEECKISVWLCQEEKLVSGLTRRTTCSDVVQVLLDDHNQNHQTESGARAMLSGPPRSYCMVEKWRGFERILPNKTKILRLWTAWGEEQENVRFVLVRSEASLPNNGPRSAEARVVPSKESPCNLKGAARMAMTLTQEKQRRVVRKAFRKLAKINKKRQEALPKDSSSVERMETLVHLVLSQDHTIRQQIQRIKELDREIDRYEAKIHFDRMKRHGVNYVQDTYLEGASPEKGGSGREHDPDGGAEALAVLEEYAKKCQEVIELHERLSEQEQLQERMAAEIEEELNQRWMDRRKEELAAKETESCGSPLELGSSGDELLLEQERVKTQLSTSLYIGLRLNTDLEAVRGDLDYTQKVCEDKEAEMQTLLATLQALESPDTPEAGAGDGSSCGSPVPRSPPDSPGVWAETGGLCKECEANDEDSDTGLSSMHSQDSDSVSVPVSHSESLV; this is translated from the coding sequence ATGGAGAAGGAGGAGTGCAAAATCTCCGTGTGGCTTTGCCAGGAAGAGAAACTGGTCTCGGGGCTGACCAGACGCACCACCTGCTCGGATGTGGTCCAGGTTCTCCTGGACGATCACAACCAGAACCATCAGACGGAGAGCGGGGCCAGAGCTATGCTCTCGGGACCTCCCCGGTCGTACTGCATGGTGGAGAAATGGAGGGGCTTCGAAAGGATCTTACCCAACAAAACCAAGATCCTAAGACTCTGGACGGCTTGGGGAGAGGAGCAGGAGAACGTGCGCTTCGTACTGGTGAGGAGCGAGGCTTCCCTGCCCAACAATGGACCCAGGAGCGCCGAGGCACGGGTGGTTCCGAGCAAAGAGAGTCCCTGCAACTTGAAAGGGGCAGCCAGGATGGCAATGACCCTCACCCAAGAGAAGCAACGCAGGGTGGTGAGGAAAGCGTTTCGGAAACTGGCCAAAATCAACAAGAAGCGACAGGAGGCTCTGCCGAAAGATTCGTCTTCGGTGGAGAGAATGGAAACTTTGGTGCACTTGGTGCTGTCCCAGGATCACACCATCCGCCAGCAGATCCAAAGGATTAAAGAGCTGGACAGGGAGATCGACAGGTACGAAGCGAAAATTCACTTTGACAGAATGAAGAGGCACGGGGTGAACTACGTGCAAGACACCTATTTGGAGGGTGCCAGCCCCGAAAAAGGGGGGTCCGGGAGGGAGCACGATCCAGACGGGGGAGCGGAGGCGCTCGCTGTGCTCGAGGAGTATGCCAAAAAGTGCCAGGAGGTCATCGAGCTGCACGAGCGACTTTCGGAGCAGGAGCAACTGCAGGAGCGAATGGCAGCCGAAATCGAGGAGGAACTGAATCAGAGGTGGATGGACCGACGCAAGGAGGAGCTGGCAGCCAAGGAGACGGAGTCCTGCGGCAGCCCCCTGGAATTAGGCAGCTCCGGGGACGAGCTGCTCCTGGAGCAGGAGAGGGTCAAAACGCAGCTGAGCACCAGCCTGTACATAGGCCTCCGACTGAACACAGACCTGGAGGCGGTCAGAGGCGACTTGGATTATACACAGAAAGTGTGCGAGGACAAGGAGGCCGAAATGCAGACTTTGTTAGCCACCCTGCAGGCTTTAGAGTCCCCGGACACCCCGGAAGCGGGGGCTGGAGATGGCAGCAGCTGCGGCAGCCCCGTCCCAAGGTCTCCCCCGGACAGCCCCGGGGTTTGGGCCGAGACGGGGGGACTGTGCAAAGAGTGTGAGGCCAACGACGAGGATTCGGACACGGGGCTGAGCTCCATGCACAGCCAGGATTCGGATTCGGTTTCGGTACCGGTATCGCACAGTGAATCACTCGTGTAG